A single region of the Solwaraspora sp. WMMD791 genome encodes:
- a CDS encoding citryl-CoA lyase, with the protein MADELNDQGQHQRPAGDKQLDFPTSIGTSDRTTIRLLGQDLAEDLMGKVGFGELAYWLVAGRRPTPGQVRVLETVLVALADHGFTPTAIAARLTYLSAPESLQGAIAAGLLGGGSRFLGVTEDCGRFLADVLAGLDTYPDDDAGWDEVALAAVRDARAAKRLLPGLGHPVHKDVDPRTPVLIRIADAEGLRGPHLRLFEAIGRVHPQVLGRTLPLNGAGVCGAALADLDLPVDLLRGFALLARTAGLLGHLAEERRDPLGMEIYRTVDRNARYVPPTDS; encoded by the coding sequence GTGGCTGACGAGCTGAACGACCAGGGCCAGCACCAGCGGCCGGCCGGTGACAAGCAGCTGGATTTCCCGACCTCGATCGGCACCTCCGACCGGACCACGATCCGGCTGCTCGGCCAGGACCTCGCCGAGGACCTGATGGGCAAGGTCGGCTTCGGTGAGCTGGCGTACTGGCTGGTCGCCGGCCGCCGACCCACCCCCGGGCAGGTACGGGTCCTCGAAACGGTGCTGGTGGCGCTGGCCGACCACGGCTTCACCCCGACGGCGATCGCCGCCCGGCTGACGTACCTCAGCGCCCCCGAGTCGCTGCAGGGCGCCATCGCCGCCGGTCTGCTCGGCGGCGGCTCCCGCTTCCTCGGCGTCACCGAGGACTGCGGCCGGTTCCTCGCCGACGTCCTCGCCGGCCTCGACACTTACCCCGACGACGACGCCGGCTGGGACGAGGTCGCCCTGGCGGCGGTACGCGACGCCCGCGCCGCCAAGCGGCTGCTGCCCGGCCTCGGCCACCCGGTGCACAAGGACGTCGACCCGCGTACCCCGGTGTTGATCCGCATCGCGGACGCCGAGGGTCTGCGCGGACCGCACCTGCGGCTGTTCGAAGCGATCGGCCGGGTCCACCCGCAGGTCCTCGGCCGCACCCTGCCGCTCAACGGTGCCGGGGTGTGCGGTGCCGCGCTGGCCGACCTGGACCTGCCGGTCGACCTGCTGCGCGGCTTCGCCCTGCTGGCCCGCACCGCCGGTCTGCTCGGCCACCTCGCCGAGGAGCGCCGCGACCCGCTCGGCATGGAGATCTACCGCACCGTCGACCGCAACGCCCGCTACGTCCCCCCGACCGACAGCTGA
- a CDS encoding IclR family transcriptional regulator C-terminal domain-containing protein yields the protein MAREAGREAGADFIEALARGLDVLRCFRPGRPTMTLSEIAAATGLARPTVRRILLTLEELGYVRSAADRGFALTPRVLELGMAYVNALSIWDVARPHMQRLVEQTGESTSMAQLDGSDIVYVTRVAVPKIVTLAVTIGTRFPAVATSMGKVLLAALDDEELTAVLAHPGRSGIAPRWQPERAELDRVLREVRARGWAAADQDLAAGIRSVATGVRDGDGRVVAAVNVTVHAAETSMEKLLGEHLPKLLSTAADISHDWALLAAVPMSTVRQFAAQPAHP from the coding sequence ATGGCGCGGGAAGCCGGACGTGAAGCGGGCGCCGACTTCATCGAGGCGCTGGCCCGAGGGCTGGACGTGCTGCGCTGCTTCCGGCCCGGCCGGCCCACGATGACGCTGAGCGAGATCGCCGCCGCCACCGGGCTGGCCCGCCCGACCGTACGGCGGATCCTGCTCACCCTCGAGGAGCTGGGGTACGTGCGCAGCGCCGCCGACCGGGGCTTCGCGCTCACCCCCCGGGTGCTGGAGCTGGGCATGGCGTACGTCAACGCGTTGAGCATCTGGGACGTGGCCCGCCCGCACATGCAGCGCCTGGTGGAGCAGACCGGCGAGTCGACGTCGATGGCACAGCTCGACGGCAGCGACATCGTCTACGTCACCCGGGTCGCCGTACCGAAGATCGTCACCCTGGCGGTGACCATCGGCACCCGGTTCCCGGCCGTGGCGACCTCGATGGGCAAGGTGTTGCTGGCCGCCCTCGACGACGAGGAGCTGACCGCCGTACTGGCGCATCCGGGTCGCTCCGGCATCGCCCCGCGCTGGCAGCCGGAGCGCGCCGAGCTCGACCGGGTGCTGCGCGAGGTCCGCGCGCGGGGCTGGGCCGCCGCCGACCAGGACCTGGCCGCCGGGATCCGGTCGGTCGCCACCGGGGTACGTGACGGCGACGGCCGGGTGGTCGCGGCGGTGAACGTGACCGTGCACGCCGCCGAGACCTCGATGGAGAAGCTGCTCGGCGAGCATCTGCCGAAGCTGCTCAGCACCGCCGCCGACATCAGTCACGACTGGGCGTTGCTGGCCGCCGTACCGATGTCGACCGTACGGCAGTTCGCCGCTCAACCTGCGCACCCGTGA
- a CDS encoding maleylpyruvate isomerase family mycothiol-dependent enzyme: MTWHSPPRTLLLRTVDGCDLDPERLLDVFADQRRLLLEDLQGFGPQEWSAPTRCPGWSAHDTVRHLCDVTRAIAADPGDRTLDMAAGFDPRITPNLWLTASAGEPPAATVDRLAATTDEVVAVARGRLARDERFDVALPFGPMDWTVLVLHVLWDSWLHERDIFLALGVDRPTVTAQPAGTGSVDTGATGYAAAYGLLIAAAVARMFGDQVRHRLALGGTGGGVFELDTDGAVTLTVTSPSASSSLPEPGPPAAEVTDALAGRGSAAVLDVVPDQARTALTHLATFFTSPVDEAAA; encoded by the coding sequence ATGACCTGGCACAGTCCCCCGCGCACACTGCTGCTCAGAACCGTTGACGGGTGCGATCTGGATCCGGAACGTCTGCTCGACGTCTTCGCCGACCAACGGCGACTGCTCCTCGAGGACCTGCAGGGGTTCGGGCCGCAGGAGTGGTCCGCGCCGACCCGCTGCCCCGGCTGGTCCGCGCACGACACCGTCCGGCACCTGTGTGACGTGACCCGCGCGATCGCCGCCGACCCTGGTGACCGCACCCTCGACATGGCGGCCGGGTTCGACCCGCGGATCACCCCGAACCTGTGGCTCACGGCATCGGCCGGCGAGCCGCCCGCCGCCACCGTCGACCGGCTCGCCGCGACGACGGACGAGGTCGTCGCCGTGGCCCGGGGTCGGCTGGCCCGTGACGAACGGTTCGACGTCGCCCTACCGTTCGGGCCGATGGACTGGACGGTGCTGGTGCTGCACGTCCTGTGGGACTCGTGGCTGCACGAACGGGACATCTTCCTGGCCCTCGGTGTCGACCGCCCGACCGTCACCGCACAGCCGGCCGGGACCGGGTCAGTCGACACCGGCGCGACCGGCTACGCGGCGGCGTACGGGCTGCTCATCGCTGCGGCTGTCGCGCGGATGTTCGGCGACCAGGTGCGCCATCGTCTCGCGCTCGGCGGCACCGGGGGTGGCGTCTTCGAGCTGGACACCGACGGAGCGGTGACGCTCACCGTCACCTCACCGTCAGCGTCGTCGTCGTTGCCGGAGCCCGGCCCGCCCGCCGCCGAGGTGACCGACGCACTGGCCGGGCGCGGCTCGGCGGCTGTGCTCGATGTCGTACCCGATCAGGCGCGGACCGCCCTGACCCACCTGGCCACCTTCTTCACCTCCCCGGTGGACGAAGCCGCCGCCTGA
- a CDS encoding zinc-binding dehydrogenase, translating into MSASQSMTAAVLTGYGEPPVVQRRPRPTPTAGQVLVRVSAAPITPLDLLCASGSSYLGAPALPYVPGVQGVGTLADGSGVWFPTRAGMAPGDGGLAGYAAVAVADLVPLPDGVDHRLIAALGYSAIAAWSALTLRGGLRAGEDVLVLGASGTVGQAGVQLARLVGARRVIAAARSSAAAERLRALGADAVVPLRADDDVPGLADRLRKAAGGPLDLVLDPLFGVPAAAALRVLRPGGRLVNLGGSAGATAPFESATLRGGALRVLGYSNNELTAQQRAAALAAIAGHAHAGRLTVDHQVRPLDDVAAAWQAQADGSAGARIVITP; encoded by the coding sequence ATGTCCGCGTCCCAGTCGATGACCGCCGCCGTACTCACCGGGTACGGCGAACCACCGGTCGTCCAGCGGCGGCCCCGGCCGACGCCGACCGCCGGGCAGGTGCTGGTCCGGGTGAGCGCCGCGCCGATCACCCCGCTGGACCTGCTCTGCGCCTCCGGCAGCTCCTACCTGGGCGCGCCGGCCCTGCCGTACGTGCCCGGCGTACAGGGCGTCGGCACCCTCGCCGACGGCTCCGGCGTGTGGTTCCCGACCCGCGCCGGGATGGCACCGGGCGACGGCGGCCTCGCCGGGTACGCCGCCGTCGCCGTCGCCGACCTGGTGCCGCTGCCCGACGGGGTGGACCACCGGCTGATCGCGGCGCTCGGCTACTCGGCGATCGCCGCCTGGTCGGCGCTGACCCTGCGGGGTGGGCTGCGCGCCGGGGAGGACGTACTGGTCCTCGGGGCCAGCGGCACCGTCGGGCAGGCCGGGGTGCAACTCGCCCGGCTGGTCGGCGCCCGGCGGGTGATCGCCGCCGCCCGGTCGAGCGCCGCCGCCGAGCGGCTGCGCGCGTTGGGTGCCGACGCGGTGGTGCCGCTGCGCGCCGACGACGACGTACCCGGTCTGGCCGACCGGCTGCGGAAAGCCGCTGGCGGCCCGCTCGACCTGGTCCTCGACCCGCTGTTCGGGGTGCCGGCGGCGGCCGCGCTGCGGGTGCTGCGCCCCGGTGGCCGGCTGGTCAACCTCGGCGGCTCGGCCGGGGCGACCGCCCCGTTCGAGTCGGCCACGCTGCGCGGCGGCGCGCTGCGCGTACTCGGCTACAGCAACAACGAGCTGACCGCGCAGCAGCGGGCGGCGGCGCTGGCCGCGATCGCCGGGCACGCGCACGCCGGCCGGTTGACCGTCGACCACCAGGTACGACCACTCGACGACGTGGCCGCCGCCTGGCAGGCCCAGGCCGACGGGTCGGCCGGCGCCCGGATCGTCATCACCCCGTAG
- a CDS encoding amidohydrolase family protein yields MSTDAQQTAGRPVVFRNGLVLTMDDGHTVLPRADVLIVGDRIAEVGEALAVPEGTLEIDAAGGIVMPGMIDTHRHMWQTAMRGYGADWTLTQYFVWYYLESGKLFRPEDVYAGNLLAAIEAIDAGVTTTVDWSHGLQTPQHADAAVDALEAVPGRFVLAYGNLQQGPWEWATSPGFRDFVTRRIHGKGDMLGFQMAFDVTGDPSFPEKAAFEVARELGVPVTTHAGVWGATNDDGIRLMHENGFMTESTVYVHAATLNRDSYNRIAATGGSASVSTESEQSAGQGYPPTWQLRQHDIPVSLSMDTSVWWSGDLFSAMRATLSADRSREHLEAHGRQETVTHCHLRAEQVVDWATRGGARALGMDSLVGALTPGRKADVVLIKNDASPVMFPILHPYGHVAFQAQRGDVHSVVIDGRLVKHEHRLVDVDLAAARAAVERTIEHLTTEMGADAWTKGMNPDIPQTKVLDNPYTYTEWDAGSAQWKH; encoded by the coding sequence ATGAGCACAGACGCGCAGCAGACGGCGGGCCGGCCGGTGGTGTTCCGCAACGGCCTGGTGCTGACCATGGACGACGGCCACACGGTGCTGCCCCGCGCCGACGTGCTGATCGTCGGCGACCGGATCGCCGAGGTCGGCGAGGCGCTCGCCGTACCGGAGGGGACGCTGGAGATCGACGCGGCCGGCGGCATCGTCATGCCCGGCATGATCGACACCCACCGGCACATGTGGCAGACCGCGATGCGCGGGTACGGCGCCGACTGGACGCTGACCCAGTACTTCGTCTGGTACTACCTCGAATCCGGCAAACTGTTCCGTCCGGAGGACGTGTACGCCGGCAATCTGCTCGCCGCGATCGAGGCCATCGACGCCGGGGTCACCACCACCGTCGACTGGTCACACGGGCTGCAGACCCCACAGCACGCCGACGCCGCCGTGGACGCCCTCGAAGCCGTCCCCGGCCGGTTCGTCCTGGCCTACGGCAACCTGCAGCAGGGCCCGTGGGAGTGGGCGACCAGCCCCGGCTTCCGGGACTTCGTCACCCGCCGCATCCACGGCAAGGGCGACATGCTGGGCTTCCAGATGGCCTTCGACGTCACCGGCGACCCGAGCTTCCCGGAGAAGGCCGCCTTCGAAGTGGCCCGGGAACTCGGCGTGCCGGTCACCACCCATGCCGGGGTCTGGGGCGCCACCAACGACGACGGCATCCGGCTGATGCACGAGAACGGCTTCATGACCGAATCGACCGTCTACGTGCACGCCGCCACCCTCAACCGCGACTCGTACAACCGGATCGCCGCCACCGGCGGCTCGGCCTCGGTCTCCACCGAGAGCGAGCAGAGCGCCGGCCAGGGCTACCCGCCCACCTGGCAGCTGCGCCAGCACGACATCCCGGTGTCGCTGTCGATGGACACCAGTGTCTGGTGGAGCGGCGACCTGTTCTCCGCGATGCGCGCCACGCTCAGCGCCGACCGCTCCCGCGAACACCTCGAAGCACACGGGCGGCAGGAGACCGTCACCCACTGCCACCTGCGGGCCGAGCAGGTCGTGGACTGGGCCACCCGGGGCGGGGCGCGGGCGCTCGGCATGGACAGCCTGGTCGGGGCGCTCACCCCGGGTCGCAAGGCCGACGTGGTGCTGATCAAGAATGACGCCTCGCCGGTGATGTTCCCGATCCTGCACCCGTACGGCCACGTCGCGTTCCAGGCCCAGCGCGGCGACGTGCACAGCGTCGTGATCGACGGCCGGCTGGTCAAGCACGAACACCGTCTGGTCGACGTCGACCTGGCCGCCGCCCGCGCCGCCGTCGAACGCACGATCGAGCACCTCACCACCGAGATGGGCGCCGACGCCTGGACCAAGGGCATGAACCCGGACATCCCGCAGACCAAGGTGCTGGACAACCCGTACACCTACACCGAGTGGGACGCCGGCAGCGCCCAATGGAAGCATTGA
- a CDS encoding extradiol ring-cleavage dioxygenase — translation MASIVAVIASTHHPFYYRATTATGSDRPPFADEWQRKILAFRETLTKANPDVLVMVGSDHFHQLWLDNMPQFLVGKAPFYDANWYNEEREFGLPRMLLKGQEDLSAHLLRAGLDAGFDLAFSNELRIDHSITCPIITLRPEADLPIVPIYTNIFAPPLPQPKRFVQLGEAIRDIVESWPSHLRVAIIGTGHLSLELGGPRQFGPHGPDPEFDQRAVEWIANGDLDGCLAEVTLDSLHSPGNATHGFMDFMLMMGVAGAGAKAHHVDTLDLFHTMEAYFTWYPNGAPA, via the coding sequence ATGGCCAGCATCGTCGCGGTCATCGCCTCCACACACCACCCGTTCTACTACCGGGCCACCACCGCCACCGGCTCCGACCGGCCACCCTTCGCCGACGAGTGGCAACGCAAGATCCTCGCCTTCCGGGAGACCCTCACCAAGGCCAACCCGGACGTGCTGGTGATGGTCGGCTCCGACCACTTCCATCAGCTGTGGCTGGACAACATGCCGCAGTTCCTGGTCGGCAAGGCACCGTTCTACGACGCCAACTGGTACAACGAGGAACGCGAGTTCGGCCTGCCCCGGATGCTGCTCAAAGGTCAGGAGGACCTGTCGGCGCACCTGCTACGGGCCGGCCTGGACGCCGGTTTCGACCTGGCGTTCAGCAACGAGCTGCGGATCGACCACAGCATCACCTGCCCGATCATCACCCTGCGGCCCGAGGCCGACCTGCCGATCGTGCCCATCTACACCAACATCTTCGCCCCGCCGCTGCCGCAGCCGAAACGCTTCGTGCAGCTCGGCGAGGCGATCCGGGACATCGTCGAGTCGTGGCCGAGTCACCTGCGGGTGGCGATCATCGGCACCGGGCACCTGTCGCTGGAGCTGGGCGGGCCGCGCCAGTTCGGCCCGCACGGCCCGGACCCTGAGTTCGACCAGCGGGCGGTGGAGTGGATCGCCAACGGTGACCTGGACGGCTGTCTCGCCGAAGTCACCCTGGACAGCCTGCACTCCCCCGGCAACGCCACCCACGGCTTCATGGACTTCATGCTGATGATGGGAGTCGCCGGAGCCGGAGCCAAGGCGCACCACGTCGACACCCTCGACCTGTTCCACACCATGGAGGCCTACTTCACCTGGTACCCGAACGGAGCGCCGGCATGA
- a CDS encoding CaiB/BaiF CoA-transferase family protein has protein sequence MAERHPPAAEAATTHPSAAKAAATRPAGGTGPLHGLLVADFSRILAGPYATMLLADLGAEVIKVEGPGGDDTRTWMPPTRDGVSTYYLGINRNKRSIALDLKDPDDLDIARRLADRADVLIENFKPGGLRRFGLDYDSVAGRNAKVIYASISGFGTGAGAAYPGYDLMVQAVSGLMSLTGDADGSPYRAGISVFDVMSGLHASIGILAALHHRDTTGQGQHVEVNLLSSALSGLVNHSSGYVAGGVVPLRMGNAHPSLFPYEPLPVADGELIVIAGNDGQFRKLCEVLGVPELVDDPRFGRNQDRTANREALRPLLVEQLMKRTRDEWFEVLLAAGVPCAPINTIDGGVALAQRLGLDPVVTVGDGDTAVPGIRHPITLSQTPARYDAPPPALDEHGEEIRAWLTS, from the coding sequence ATGGCCGAGCGACATCCACCGGCGGCCGAGGCGGCGACGACGCACCCGTCAGCGGCCAAGGCGGCGGCGACGCGACCAGCCGGTGGCACCGGGCCGCTGCACGGGCTGCTGGTCGCCGACTTCTCCCGGATCCTCGCCGGCCCGTACGCCACGATGCTGCTCGCCGATCTCGGTGCCGAAGTGATCAAGGTCGAGGGGCCCGGCGGCGACGACACCCGCACCTGGATGCCGCCGACCCGCGACGGCGTCTCCACGTACTACCTGGGCATCAACCGCAACAAACGGTCCATCGCGCTGGACCTGAAAGATCCCGACGACCTCGACATCGCCCGTCGGCTCGCCGACCGCGCCGACGTGCTGATCGAAAACTTCAAGCCCGGCGGGCTGCGCCGCTTCGGCCTCGACTACGACAGCGTCGCCGGCCGCAACGCCAAGGTCATCTACGCGTCGATCAGCGGCTTCGGCACCGGTGCCGGCGCCGCCTACCCCGGCTACGACCTGATGGTGCAGGCCGTCTCCGGCCTGATGAGCCTCACCGGCGACGCCGACGGGTCGCCGTACCGGGCCGGGATCAGCGTCTTCGACGTCATGTCCGGGCTACACGCCAGCATCGGCATCCTCGCCGCCCTGCACCACCGCGACACCACCGGCCAGGGTCAGCACGTCGAGGTCAACCTGCTGTCCTCGGCGCTGTCCGGGCTGGTCAACCACAGCAGCGGGTACGTCGCCGGCGGCGTCGTGCCGTTGCGGATGGGCAACGCCCACCCGAGCCTGTTCCCGTACGAGCCGCTGCCGGTCGCCGACGGCGAGCTCATCGTCATCGCCGGCAACGACGGACAGTTCCGCAAACTGTGCGAGGTGCTCGGCGTACCGGAACTGGTCGACGACCCCCGGTTCGGCCGCAACCAGGACCGCACCGCCAACCGCGAGGCGCTGCGCCCGCTGCTGGTCGAGCAGCTCATGAAGCGCACCCGCGACGAGTGGTTCGAGGTCCTGCTCGCCGCCGGGGTGCCGTGCGCACCGATCAACACCATCGACGGCGGGGTGGCGCTCGCGCAACGACTCGGCCTCGACCCGGTGGTCACCGTCGGCGACGGCGACACCGCCGTACCCGGCATCCGGCACCCGATCACTTTGTCGCAGACTCCGGCGCGCTACGACGCGCCACCGCCCGCACTCGACGAACACGGTGAGGAGATCCGCGCGTGGCTGACGAGCTGA
- a CDS encoding APC family permease — protein sequence MVDSAQDVKPTPVRPSGGQVTFVQGTALYVGAVLGTGAIALPALAARAAGPASLLAWLGMVLMSIPLAATFAALGSRYPDSGGVSTYVRRAFGHRLAALVGWCFYLTVPPAMAAAALFGGAYVASATGGGTATVVGTAALLIATVTIANAFGLRVSGRLALLLAGVLATLLLAAAITSLPHARWDNLQPFAPYGWSAVATAAALLVWSFSGWEAMTHLSADFRRPARDIPRTTGSAVAIVGVLYLAVAAASILVLGAAAGESNAPLADLLAIGVGGPSRVIAAAVAVLLTLGVMNTYQAGAAKLGAALGRDAAMPRWLAPGAASGEVPLRSVGVVAAIAGAALAGVTLLGDADPEPLVLLTTGAFMTVYVLGAAAAVRLLPRRSAGWVSALISVIAAAALLATTGRYLLWPLGLAAACLFYLYLSSAAARRHPRGDDRRSVPDDAVR from the coding sequence GTGGTCGATAGTGCGCAGGACGTCAAGCCCACCCCGGTCAGGCCGTCCGGCGGGCAGGTGACGTTCGTCCAGGGCACGGCGCTCTACGTCGGCGCCGTACTCGGCACCGGGGCGATCGCCCTGCCGGCTCTGGCCGCCCGGGCCGCAGGTCCGGCATCGTTGCTGGCCTGGCTGGGCATGGTGCTGATGTCCATCCCGCTCGCCGCCACCTTCGCCGCGCTCGGTTCCCGGTACCCGGACTCCGGCGGTGTCTCGACCTACGTCCGGCGCGCATTCGGACATCGCCTGGCAGCGCTGGTCGGCTGGTGTTTCTACCTGACCGTACCGCCCGCGATGGCCGCCGCCGCGCTCTTCGGCGGGGCCTACGTGGCCAGCGCCACCGGCGGCGGCACCGCGACCGTCGTCGGGACGGCGGCGCTGTTGATCGCTACCGTAACGATCGCGAACGCCTTCGGGCTGCGCGTCTCCGGCCGGCTCGCGCTGCTGCTCGCGGGGGTGCTCGCGACGTTGCTGCTGGCGGCCGCGATCACCTCGCTGCCACACGCTCGGTGGGACAATCTGCAACCGTTCGCGCCCTACGGCTGGTCGGCGGTGGCGACCGCTGCCGCGCTGCTGGTCTGGAGCTTCTCCGGCTGGGAGGCGATGACGCACCTGTCGGCGGATTTCCGGCGACCGGCCCGGGACATTCCGCGTACCACCGGATCGGCCGTGGCCATCGTCGGTGTGCTCTATCTCGCCGTCGCCGCAGCCAGCATCCTCGTGCTCGGGGCCGCCGCAGGGGAGTCCAACGCGCCGTTGGCCGACCTGCTGGCGATCGGGGTCGGAGGGCCGAGCCGGGTGATAGCCGCTGCGGTCGCCGTACTGCTGACTCTCGGCGTGATGAACACCTACCAGGCAGGTGCGGCCAAACTCGGCGCTGCCCTGGGCCGCGACGCAGCCATGCCCCGCTGGCTGGCACCCGGCGCTGCCTCCGGCGAGGTGCCGCTACGCAGCGTCGGAGTCGTGGCGGCGATCGCCGGAGCCGCGCTTGCCGGGGTGACGCTGCTCGGCGACGCCGATCCGGAGCCGCTCGTGCTGCTGACCACAGGTGCGTTCATGACCGTGTACGTCCTCGGTGCCGCCGCCGCTGTGCGACTGCTGCCGCGACGCAGCGCCGGCTGGGTGTCCGCGCTCATCTCGGTGATCGCCGCCGCAGCCCTGCTCGCCACGACCGGACGTTACCTGCTGTGGCCACTCGGGCTGGCCGCCGCTTGTCTGTTCTACCTGTATCTCAGCTCCGCCGCCGCACGTCGGCACCCCCGCGGCGATGACCGACGTTCCGTCCCGGACGACGCCGTGAGGTAG